GAGGTGCTGGCTGGTGATAGCCTGAGCCCGTGTAATTCTGTTTTTTGATTAAAGGCAAGAATactacagtgcttaacaaaccacccaatgtaaggtttatgccacagccGCCCTAAATTAGCCGCATTAGTAATTatcaaatcatattttttatgtttttaattcaccagtatgtagaagctctttaaccgagtggatatttttaatgctaaattataattataatatatgtatatataaaaaaacaacaaaaaatagtaatgcacattattatttcacgATTAAGATgacaaattattgttatttacttgcattcatGAACAGGAGCCCAGTGAGTTAATGAAAAGATGAATtctttgccaaataaataactttttgaAACATTTGGTCCAATACATTTGTTAATCATTGTGTATGATTGAAACTGTGGTTATTCAAAGATAGCTGATAGTGTGAAAGACTATCAAACGACTACTGCAAAAGCTTTGGAGTAAAGGTCAGACTGGAAGACTCTTCCAAAGTCGAGCAGTAAAAGGTTTATCACTTTTCAGTCAAGCCAGGTCAGAATTCCTGTGCTGGGGAGCCATTGTATGTTCACTGTGCCTTTATTTGGCGAGAGAGAAAATTCTCTTAGCAACGGGATACAGAGAAAATATCCTCTTACATAATACATAGACCCCCCCTCCACACAGCATGAGGAACCAAAACACATTCCATAGTATACTTTCACTTATATAAACGTGTACATGTGCTCGACGGCGTTTTGTTTCCACGTATGTCACAGACGCGCGATGCACACAtgcagtcaaaaaaacaaacaaacacgctcTCTTAGACTTCCCTGTAAAGTctcatttgaaaataaacattgtcGTATGGCAGACATAAAACAGAGGGTGTAGAGCTCCACAACAGCAGCTGTCCCCGTGGACCTTAAACAAGTAAATAGAAAAGTTCATTCTGAGGCCTCTTTATCTCCGCTAACGCAGCTTTAAACAGGTGTGTTTCAGCAAGAAGACGACCACCACATGTCTCTTTCTGCCTGTGGCTCAGAGTcgtgttatttttaattttgacttTGAATTGATATCCTGGTGCTGAATTAGTAAATTAGGAATATTTCTGACTTGTTTCTCAGGTGAAGGGGAAAGAGGTGAAAGAGGGGAAGGAGAAGTCGGGAgctgtgagtggacaccagtttGTTCCTGTCTCTCCATCTggtcctgctctctgtgtggCCTGTGATAAGTCTGTTTCTGGgaaggagctgctgcagtgctCCAGTGAGTATTacattgtcagtgtttttgttgtttgatgtCTTGTGGTGGCTGAACTGTTTAGGATTTGTGTAAATCTCTTTGCTCGCGTCGCCTTGATGTTGTGCTGTTGGGAAGAAGTCAGCTTCCTCCCTCCCACAGAAGAAGTCACCATCGACCATGAGGGGcagaacacacagaaacacatctgGACACGTGCTTTTATTGTCACTGCAATGATCAAATAACCTGGCATTTGCCTTCGTCTGCAGGCTGTTTCCTGAACGTCCACAAAAGCTGCAGAGAGTCAGTTGCGGCCTGTGTAAAGGTAACTACCAGCATCACATGATGAATCTGAAAACTTGACTTTTAAAAGGACAAATCCATCCtgaattattaaatgtgtttttattttaaatatggaTAAAGGTGCATGTAAACTAGATATTTCAAGACATTTCAAGAGGATGACAAATTATTTAGTGAGCCGAACTCAGTGACAGTTTTCTTTCTGTGCCATACGTCCAGTTTGAGAAAATAACTTATGACATAGACTGGGAAATCCTTTTggactgtatatacagtatgtcatttgCAAATCCAAACAATACATTCACAATTGCAACTTTTATGTTCCCTAGTTTTAACAAACATCACAAGTGTATTTCCTTAATCATCAAAACATTTGATGAACCATGAATTATGCTTCTGTGCTTTCGTGCTGGGGCTGAACGACCGTTTAAATGACATGTACGGCGATTCTGTGACTGCGATATAACTTATAACAAGATGGAGCGCCACCACGCGAGATACCATCAGAATATTAACCGCTCTGCTGTGATGCAAGGATGACAACTTTGTGTGCCTTTGTCGTTTTCTTATTGCGTCGGTTTCTCATGGCTATTTTTGCATGAAAACGAAAATGTTGTTCAGCTCTACTTCATATTGTGTATCTTAACATGACATTCGTACAATGGAAGATTACTATCAGCTTTTTAACATCCCCTCTCCCCCACTGGTCCACTACAGATATGGCCTTTGCTGTCTGGTTGGGAGTCCTTCTTTTCAAAGTCTTTGAATAAAGCATCCTGTTTCCATCAATTGTCCGTCAATGGAAAGTCATCAAACCACTGCTCACACTCACCCATTTGTGTCCGAGACGTAATGGAACCATGGCTCTGCTGTGTTAACGTTGGTCAAAAACGTCAAATATTGCCTTTAACTACAGTATTTACACTttctgtccactgtccactcAGTGTTATGACCAGAGGACGTTCACATATTATCACTTGGTTGTCAAAGTTCTTCTTTAAGTGTCCACTGACTGTGTGGCAACAACATCCCGAGTTCAAATCTGGCTTTTACTGCAGGTCATTCTTTCCATGTCTCCCCTCGTGTTTCCTCTCACACTCGGAGTAAAGGCTTGAGgccaaaaacaatatatatgaATCCGTCAGTGTAAAGTAGAGGCCGACTGAGAGGAGTTGGGCACAGACAAAGGAACTCCTGGAATgtaatgaacaacaacaaaaagtgtattGTCTGTGTAGACGGGGGTCTATTTAATGTTATATCTGGACATACGTGGACTCCCGTGTCATACAAGCACAGCAAGTCGATATTTGCCACAGAAACTGTGATTTCCATCTGCTGTCGCTAATATGATTATGTCGTTCCCCAGAAGCCGCAGGAGAGGAATGCACTTCTGGTGAAAAGCAAGACCATGTCTCTcccacagagtgagtgagaaattACAACGTGTCTCCCTTCCCCCCCCCTCACCTCTGCCGTGTCCTCCCCTCCTCTGGTCTTTGATTCATGTGGTTTTCACCTGTCCTCCCTCGTTTTACATGTCATGTATTAAGTAAACCATTTCTCCTCACCCTCCACTCTCATTCCCCTcctcccttttgttttttttccgagGTTCAGAACAAGTTAAATTTTAATCTTTCTCTGTAGGGGATCTGTCCAGGATTGTGTttacacgtgtgtttgtgtattagTAATCGGGATGAGATACTATGTCATCGGCAGAATCGTGTTATTTCTCAATGTGAAGCTCTGGCTTCACTGTTTTGGTGTCTGATAAAGGTCAAATCCAATCTTTATATCAAACTGTATTTATCATCACATCATATATATCAATAGCCTGGAGTTGTATAAGCCAGTTGCTGCTGCATTCAGGGACTGCagacaaaacagcaaaacacaaaacagacttttgaagtttttattttgttgaagtGGAATGCGTCCAAAGTGTTGCTGAACCTCGCTGCTGCTCCTGATTTCCTATTCAGACTTGATGAAGGACAGCTCTCCAGCCttcctcgtctcctcctcttcaaccTCTTCACTGCCAGCGATgaccagagagaaaagagacaatGTCGCTCCCCTCACAAAGAGCCTTTCCATCTCCATCGACAGCAGGTATCCAAACAATACTTCcatgtgtgacattttgaaaCGTGACAACTTCAGCCTATGATTAAataaaaggaataaataaaaacaatcaacttTGTGATTTGTGTGGCCACAGGCGTCTGAGTGACTCAGCGGGGATGGACGGAGAGTGCGCGGCCTCGCTTTGCTCTAACAGTTTGTCTGATGAGGGGACACCAGTCACGACGACTCCCCCCGCCACTGACGCGCCAATCCCTACGCAGGGTGAGTGTGAAAGAGAATTAAAGGAGTCACATGCCTCCGTCACTACATTGAGAGTTAATGTAGAGAGGACTGTGATTCAAGGTCTCAGTATCACTTCTCTTCATAGTAtcatatcggctcatccctttttttattgttgttctcACAGATGCTGTAGATGCTCCTCTGATGAGCGACTTGTCAGCAGACCTGCTGGGACTCGATGCGGAGTCATGGAGTCTGGCTGTAAGTCCAGAGTTCTGTAGACAACACGACAGGCACACCGTCAAACGACAGGATGTCATCTATGGTGAGATTCTTTCTCTCGTCTTTCCTTCAACAACTAAACGTGCTTTACCCAAAGAAACTTTGCTACGTCCGGCGACAGCAGCCCAGTCCGTCACAGAACacccattcattctcacactcaaTTTGGACTGTCCACTTTGCCTAAGCTccaaactggagaacccagagaaaacccatgcagacacagggagaacatgtaaactccatgcagaaaggctaaAACAGACCCTATTTGGAACttattttcagtgaaaacaatgGAAAGCCTGATAATATTCATGATACATACAGAATATCCTTATTGAggcatgtttttaaaaggttaacGGCCACTCtctccatgtgtttgtttgtatgaaatTATGTTAAGTGCTGATAGTTAATAAAAATAGGCTAGTTGTACTGTGGGttctataaataaacaaatcatctGCACCTGGTAACATTTTCACAAGACGCCACTATAATAACTTTTCACTGGTGTCCTGCAGAATTGATGCAAACAGAACTGCACCACATCCAAACCCTGACGGTCATGTCAGAGGTGTTCAGGAGAGGGATGCTGGAGGAGCTACAGCTGGACATGGACTGCGTGGCCCGGATCTTCCCATGCTTGGATCCCTTGCTGCTCTTCCACAGGAACCTCTTCGGAGCGCTGCAGGAACGCCGGCAGGCCGCAAGCCAACCCGACCGCCCCCAAGATTATCTCATCGTTCACATCGGCGATATCCTGCTCCAACAGGTTGGCGAACACTCATTCGTGCGCGTAAACGCATAGACACAGTACGCGCGTACTCAGCGTGCTCTCTCAGTTCTCAGATGAAAATGCTGAGAAGATGAAGGAGGTTTACGGCGAGTTCTGCAGTCACCACACTGAGGCTGTCAACGTCTTcaaagagctgcagcagcagaacaagaAACTGCAAAACTTTGTCAGAGTAAGTTACTTGgaaactattaaaaaaacaaaacaaaacaggcttttacagtaaaatgtctTGACTGAgtgttatttttgcttttcacagCAACAAAGCAACAACTCTCTGGTCCGACGGCGAGGGGTGCCAGAATTTATTCTGCTGGTGACTCAGCGCATCACCAAGTATCCAGTGCTGCTGGAGAGGATATTACATTACACTCAGGGTAGGTCAGGTCTATGTGTCCTAAAACTGTCAATCAATATCCTGATTATTTACTCATACATAGCATAACACTGCTATTACTTCTACCTCTACTACCACTCTTACTATTACTGCAACTGTGTTAACTACAGGGGAAACCTATAGTgatacacacacaagagagaatgacatttcaaaatgttaaaagttaCAGAAATTAAAACGTTTATAGAGGTTTTAATTCATAGTATGAGGATGCCACATGGTTAGTATGTATTGTAATTGTGTGAAAAATCCTCAACTTTTTTATCTTCACTTTCTTTGCAGCCTtgctgaacagttgttttttttccttgttcaCTTTTTCCCTTGACAGAGGGAAGTCAAGAGCACTCTGACTTGTCAAGTGCCTTGTCCCAGATCCGTGACGTAATTGCTGCAGTGGACCTGAGTGTGAGTAAGTATGTGAGGTGTCAGGAGCTGCAGGAAGTGCTGGCCCGGCTGGAGAACAAGAGCTTTGCCAAGCTGAAGAATGGCAAGGTCTTCCGGAAACAGAACTTGCACAGCTCACACAGGGACCTGCAGTATAAAGGTCTGGTCTACTGGAAGACTGCCACAGGACGTCTAAAAGGTATGTATGATGTCATCAATACCggtaagagttttttttttctgtttcgaGATGACCAGTGCACATGTATTTCCACTCCTGTTTTCAGATACTCTGGCACTCCTGCTCACAGACGCACTCGTTTTCCTACAAGAGAAAGACCAGCGCTTCGTATTTGCTGCTGTTGTAAGCTCGTAATCCTTTCAAATCAGAGACACGCTTGCTCTCTTACTCTCTCCATCCCTTTAATTTGCTTTATCCACATTTTCAGGACCAGAAGCCTCCTGTAATCCCCTTGCAGAAGCTCATTGTGAGAGAAGTCGCCAATGAGGAGAGAGGGATGTTCCTTATCTCCGCCTCCTCAGTGGGACCAGAGATGTATGAAGTTCACACGACCACCAAGGAGGAGAGGAATGCATGGATGAAACACATACGTCAAGCTgtggagaggtgtgtgtgtgtgtgtgggtcagtgTAGTGTGTATGAATATGTGTGCGTTACTGATTATCTGACCCACTGGTTTACAGTTGTcccgaggaagaggaggaggaggaacgaAGTGTTGAGTCAGAGGAAGTTAAGCGAGCTGCAGAGGCCAAGGTTCAGAAGATCACCAAGTTCCAGggtaaataaaatgatacaatacacaataacacaataataataatggactGTAAAATCACTTGAAACAATCAATGGTTTCCTTAAtctgtgatgacattttattgtacATAGAGCAATTGTAACCATTACCTGTGTGTATCAACATGACAGATTTCATGACTTAATCCATCATCGCCGAAACTCCACTGTATGTTTTGTGTAGAGACACTGCTGGGTCAGGATCAGCATATTTGCAGCAGCCTGGAGGAGAAGCTTCATTTGTATGCCGAGCTCACAGAGTTAACCCTCCACTCACCAGAGCCTGTGCCAcaccgccacctgctggtgcAGCCAGACACGGACAGCGAGACGCCACAGCAGGCGTCCTCACTTCTCACAGCTGCGCTCAGAGAAGGTGAGGGTTCTGCTGTGTGGATACAGTGTCGCTCTCTGAGTTTCTTCCCCCCACTAATTTTGGTTAAATAATAACACTATTGTAAACCCCTAATATTCAACCATGGTTCACCTACACTGATACTATTTTGTAATCCACAGGTCATGTTGTGTTGACATTACATATAAAGTGGATATGGCCTCCTTGGACACCAAACGAAGCAACCTAATCGAATTAGAGAATtaattcactttcactttagttgagtttggaaaaacaacattattcaTTAAGCTCATCAATGCTGCAATGTAAGATACAGATACTGaccctttgttttattttaaaatgacttcagttTCTCTGTTGATATCAATATGAAACCTTCAGTCTGCACACACAGTATTGAAGGAAACAACTAAATTCAAAGACGTGTTGCATTATTGTTGTTGCCATATTGCATTTTGACTtatatataccatatatatatatatatattatattttgactTTTGCAGCAGAGAACCTGATCACCATCCTTCAGGCTTCTGCTAGTGCCGCACAGAGTCAGGAGTCTCCTGTGCGAGGACACGAGTGCTGCAGCTACAACAGTCATGGCAGCAGCATCCAGGAGTCTCCCTCTGAACGTGAGccacagatatactgtatgctgtAGTTCTGAATATGACTTAATGGGATTTTTGACTGAAATAGCGATGTGATTTCGCGATGTCAGAGGGAATGGAAATGTTTGCATCattgttctcattttcatttgactaacatgttttttttactgtgtgatatttgtgcaaatCTGTGAGaatcaatgttgttttcttcagtctgttgaATAtgggacaatatttaatctaaaatagtCATGTGACGCACATTTTGGCTTTGAgaaatattgcgcctcctgcgTTTCGAAAATGGCAGCAGGCCAtattgcgattttgataaaaaaaataaatatttgaatgcctttctgcatggaatttacatgttctccccgtgtgtgtgtgggggtttcctcccacagtccaaagatatgcagatttggggattaggcaaattggacactctaaattcttgtttgtctctatgtggcctatgtgatggactggcgaactgtccagggtgtgactccacctatcgccctatgtcagctgagattggcacagttcCCCCCCgcgagcctcatgtggaggataaagttgtagaagatggatggatggatgaaaactATTAATAATTCAGCCCTAGTTCTGTCATTGATTGTCATCTGTCATTGTCAATGTTTGCTCCTAAGTGGATATTGCAGCTCACATAGTGCGTGGCCTTTACTGATGTGTGCATGAACTACATAGTATAATCTAAAGGCAGTGCCATTCACCATGTTCACTCAGTATGCCTTGTGTCTACAGCAGATTATCTCAGCACGCACAGTGTGAGCTCCACCTCTCTTGGATCAGACACAGAGTTGACGGGGCTGGACAGCGTGTTGTGGGGATCCGCTATTGAGCTGAGAAGAGGAGACACCAAAGGGACGCTGTTAAAGGTTCGACTACTGTAGTTCCTCATTAGCAACATCTGTGAATGGATACTTGTATTTAACCCTTaggacacagagcattttggctgctttttttccattactatgtcaAAACGTACAGTGTATACAGAAAGTAtgagaatgtgcaatatagagtttcttatgttccttttttcagcacaacctaggcaatctgatgaaaaaaaagtactcaaaatgtttaaaagcagattgaatttgtgaaatttggaaaatacGTCAccgttcaaagttcacttggctcgtttttatgaaccaaaagaaaagaaaaacggtctattttgtgacttctgcacaattattgctccgttatatcactactaaaactCTAAGGGTTAATTGTGCCATTGTGTAACTTCTGTCGCCAGAACACTGCGAGTGTCACTACGCTCCAACATTGGGTTTTCTGAATTCATTCAGTTGTTCAGAGAACTGGGGGCAagtccttaacctaaagtttgcCACTGTCTCACTCCACTCCAGTGTCACCACAGACGCGTACGTTCAGTACGGTACGTTTTTGTTTCGCGTTTCCATTGGGaattgtaccaaaataaccggccccaactgttccat
The DNA window shown above is from Solea senegalensis isolate Sse05_10M linkage group LG5, IFAPA_SoseM_1, whole genome shotgun sequence and carries:
- the LOC122769179 gene encoding rho guanine nucleotide exchange factor 28-like isoform X5; protein product: MDSDSDSPFNYSWPSFPKMRMRRKTGQKEKSQSIRESQASSPTLAAAARLTAMIHGKDRVYANAMLVDQVEEVDIRYRSPGQEEVSPFSMTPPNSGNCPQHRHPSSPHNEERRIQGPSQENHRMSPPSPCASSPSFPSSPLASAFRLFEGAHRRQKQSCLPASPTLKRRGCSLTEASRGLSPSLECDSGEEDILGHSYPCSSLKQQPFLRSSSGEERDSFNASPDINCMQSNSTQTPTKNPEEAEVRLRSYSYSSPKAKPSRPLLNRDAAVTDLAEDGAFSSGSRSLLQALFLSKSLTRLNQVKQRAFTQTETLREKRIEDEEWDKYIIPSKVESEKYKVSRTFSFLKSRMSSTRNKTKVKGKEVKEGKEKSGAVSGHQFVPVSPSGPALCVACDKSVSGKELLQCSSCFLNVHKSCRESVAACVKKPQERNALLVKSKTMSLPQNLMKDSSPAFLVSSSSTSSLPAMTREKRDNVAPLTKSLSISIDSRRLSDSAGMDGECAASLCSNSLSDEGTPVTTTPPATDAPIPTQDAVDAPLMSDLSADLLGLDAESWSLAVSPEFCRQHDRHTVKRQDVIYELMQTELHHIQTLTVMSEVFRRGMLEELQLDMDCVARIFPCLDPLLLFHRNLFGALQERRQAASQPDRPQDYLIVHIGDILLQQFSDENAEKMKEVYGEFCSHHTEAVNVFKELQQQNKKLQNFVRQQSNNSLVRRRGVPEFILLVTQRITKYPVLLERILHYTQEGSQEHSDLSSALSQIRDVIAAVDLSVSKYVRCQELQEVLARLENKSFAKLKNGKVFRKQNLHSSHRDLQYKGLVYWKTATGRLKDTLALLLTDALVFLQEKDQRFVFAAVDQKPPVIPLQKLIVREVANEERGMFLISASSVGPEMYEVHTTTKEERNAWMKHIRQAVESCPEEEEEEERSVESEEVKRAAEAKVQKITKFQETLLGQDQHICSSLEEKLHLYAELTELTLHSPEPVPHRHLLVQPDTDSETPQQASSLLTAALREAENLITILQASASAAQSQESPVRGHECCSYNSHGSSIQESPSEPDYLSTHSVSSTSLGSDTELTGLDSVLWGSAIELRRGDTKGTLLKVAESVQSLTQLLYSLQAAVTLQDSWYEVHKLLLQDGERPHLRTLTTLQNSLEQEKQRSLDRRKEEAEKKGTDRKKEEVHEVQKLSMKLKQEQQRWDKECLVKEKQQSEQESVLERREQQCLLEAERLRCEREELEAQLLEYKQNLDRLREGQRSVEREKERIEAQQRLLQSWRHNRQSSLPVAIPLDGFKVSGHSRSGSLDGCSSVYSEAALLTSLQQHQPVNNNQHQCLRKNRDDSVHSSSYAANLEISASLYNSLNTLLSQAHSKQPPDCLTYPKFGNSHSCPQPLNDSVHPFNSRVMAQPQRTNMTGFTPPSDKRSLSPWRFEVTGHGLCEDYSSTSPSLTPLLHPQAYLSLEGQNGEEGGEENVVYL